TTGCTACTTCTATGATTTTAGTTTTGCCTTCATTCATCTCTAGTCCCACCTGGCAAGCCATTGTTTTGAACTCTGTTTTTAGGTTCTCCCCCCCCTGATATTGACCCCTATGATATCTATGTCATCAGCATAACGTAAGCAGTTGACCCTTACGTTATTAAAAGTGACCCCTTCTTGCCTGGCAGTTATGCTTTTTGTTACATTTTCACTTACCAGGTTGAAGAGTAGGGGGGATAGGATGCATCCTTGTTTTAGGCCGCTTTTCACCTGAAAAGTGGTAGTTCACCTGAAAAGTGGTAGTATATCTTGAGCCGCATCTACCTGAACATAGGGTATTTTTATAACAGGCTTTCGTTACTTTTATGAGTTTTGAGGGTATTCCGAATTCTCTCATTATATTCCACATTGATGTTTGGTGTatgctgtcatatgcctgtttgaaGTGTATGAATAAGTGGGTTTGTTGTGTAATATATTCCCAGTATTTTTCTATGACTTGTCTGAGGGAGAATATTTAGTCAACGGTAGACCGTCCAGTTCGGAAACCGCACTGATATTCCCCGATTATACTTTCTGTATAGGTGGTAAGTCTGTGGTATATAATTAttctaaatatcttatatattgtaGGTAGTAAACAAATACCTCGATAATTACTGCAGATCAATCTGTCTCCCTTATGTATCGGGATAAAGATTCCCTCCTCCCACTGATCTGGTGTAATTTCCTCATTCCAAATTGTCCCCATCAGATCATGAAGCTTTTCTTGGTTCACTTCACCCCCATATTTCCAAAGCTCTGCTGGGATGTTATCATTACCTgggcttttattatttttttaacttttgattACCTTATTTGTTTCCACTCCAGTGGGTGGCTACACTTCTAATTCAGGGCCATAATAGGTCTCCTCATTAATGGGATTTACTGAGTCAGGTCTGTTCAGTAGTTCTTTAAAATACTGCTCCCATCTCTTCATCATATCCTCGTCTCTTGTGAGTATTTCTCCATCTTTATCTTTAATAATTTGGGTTCTAGCTTGATAACCCCCTTCCATTTTGCGGAGTCCCTGGTAATGTTGTCTTATTCTGCCtcgttttcaattttcatcaattaTGTTAAGTTCATTATTCAATTTTTGTCGCTTTTTcctttttaaaactttattgacaTTTCTGTTTTCCCGTCAAGATTCCTCTCTCCAGCCTTCGTCTCTTAGGGCTTCCGATACCCTGGCTCTAACTTGTTTCGTTCTCTCCACCTCTCTGCATTCATTATCTTACTAGTGGGCATTTATTTCTTCCTTGTATGTAGCCAACTTAATCCACTGCTGTCTCCTTGACTGTTTCTTCAATTGCTTGCCATTTTGTATTTACATTCTCAGCGTCTGCCTTATTGTCTAACAACTCTAGCATTTGAAATCGGTTAGTGAACTTTATTTGAAAGTTGTCCTTTACTGCCTCCTCTTTCAGTTTTGCTAcatcatacttattttttttttctacttttcttgATTTTCCTGCACACAGTTTTGCTTTAATACTTGCCCTTACTAAATAAGGATCAGTGTCACAGTCTGCTCCTCGTAGACTTCTGACGTCTTTTAGTGACCTGCGGTGTTTTCTGCTGAAAAGTACATGGTCAATTTGGTTGAAGGTTCTGCTGCCAGGTGACTTCCATGTATGCTTATGGATATCTTTGTGGGGGAAGAGAGTTCCACCAATTATCAGGTTGTTGGTGACCGCAAAAGAAACCAGTCGTGTTCCATTGTCATTTGAATGTTTATTTAGGCTTTGTCTTCCCATGGCAGGTCCATATACGTCAGTTTCTCTGTCAACATTGCCATTGGAGTCTCCAGCAAGCACTATCATATCATGGTTTGGGATATCATCAATGACTTCTTGTAATTTTTCGTAAAACAGATCTTTCAGTTGGTCTTCACCGTCTTTTGTATGAGCATAGCTTCTAATAATTGTCCCTCTAAACCATTTACAATTAATTCTAATTTTTGCCAGTCTTTCATTTATGGGATGAAAACTAATAAGAGGCTTCCTGACTTTTTCTGTTAAAAAGAAACCAACTCCTTTTTCATGTCTGCCATCTTGTCGTCGACAATACAGTATACATTGTTTATCGATTGAGCATTCTCCATAATCAGTCCACCTTACCTCCTGTAAAACTGCAATATCCAAATCATATTTACTTAACTTTTCTATCAGACTTTAGCATATCCTACTCTGTATAAACCCGTAACATTCCATGTACCAATTTTTAGCGAAGTCTTCCATTGGAGGGGTGCAGTTTCTTGCGAGGAGTCATTAACGTTATATCCGCCCGGTTCAATCCTATCGTGAGTTTCCATAACAATAAAGGTTTTCCGAGGCAGGGGTGTTAGCCTGACGCTTAACCCTCCCCATTTACTTGGGCTACATCCACAAATTCTATGTCAATTAATCTGAgaactggagttttttttttcagatcagttAAAGTAAAAACTTCTGGTATACAAAAAACGATCCCTTGAATGATAGTTTCAGAAAATTATCCTTCAAAATGTAATTATAACCAGAGAAAATAAGTCCTAATTGTAGTGTAAGATTCTAAAATGAATTCCACAAGAGTTAATAACGGAGTAATGCATTTGTCTACTTAGGCAAATAAGAATATTCATACTTGACGAGATGTAATTTCGTGAGATTATCTTTACGGTCTTGCTTTCCAGAATATGAGGAAGTAACGTTGATATTCGGTCAGTAGAAAAAATCATAAGGACATCAAGATaataaagcatctctctctctctctctctctctctctctctctctctctctctctctctctctctctctctctctacctgaacataagaatagaaatcaatttcaaataatttttcctcTTATGATATTTTATCGGTTTTCACACACTATGAAATGTCAGGGAATTTActatttataaaaattaaatatcctCTATTACAATTGAAGATGATTTGATGTTATTTCTTTCTtatcatgtatgtactgtatatgacaaAGCTGCATTTTTAAAGCATTTGCATTTTACTTTACTCTGTATTTTTATCTATAATGATTCTATTAAGAAGGGTATTTCAGCAATCTTCAGGAAACTGAACGGAAATTAGTATAAAAGATCCTATTAGTGTTTAATTCATGTCACTTCTAATTGCCTCTAAAGAGATATTGATCGGAACGTCACTGTGATGACCAACATCATGAACATCCCCAGTGAACCGATTGGACTCATGGATTGAGATAGGAATCTATCATACGAATGCAATTAGAGCCCTTTACACTGTACTGGTTATGAGGTTAAGAATCTTAATAAAAGGATTCAAACTTacttgtacagt
This DNA window, taken from Palaemon carinicauda isolate YSFRI2023 chromosome 10, ASM3689809v2, whole genome shotgun sequence, encodes the following:
- the LOC137647911 gene encoding craniofacial development protein 2-like, with the translated sequence MIVLAGDSNGNVDRETDVYGPAMGRQSLNKHSNDNGTRLVSFAVTNNLIIGGTLFPHKDIHKHTWKSPGSRTFNQIDHVLFSRKHRRSLKDVRSLRGADCDTDPYLVRASIKAKLCAGKSRKVEKKNKYDVAKLKEEAVKDNFQIKFTNRFQMLELLDNKADAENVNTKWQAIEETVKETAVD